A stretch of DNA from Hydra vulgaris chromosome 03, alternate assembly HydraT2T_AEP:
TTAgcttatgaaaaagaaaaaaactttaaaagaaatatagaTAAATGTTGTACAGTGCAGAGAAATATAGATAAATGTTGTACAGTGCAGAGAAATATAGATAAATGTTGTACAGTGCAGAGAAATATAGATAAATGTTGTACAGTGCAGAGAAATATAGATAAATGTTGTACAGTGCAGAGAAATATAGATAAATGTTGTACAGTGCAGAGAAATATAGATAAATGTTGTTCAGTGCAGAGAAATATAGATAAATGTTGTACAGTGcagagaaatataaataaatgttgtacAGTGCAGAGAAATATAGATAAATGTTGTACAGTGCAGAGAAATATAGATAAATGTTGTACAGTGCAGAGAAATATAGATAAATGTTGTACAGTGCAGAGAAATATAGATAAATGTTGTTCAGTGCAGAGAAATATAGATAAATGTTGTACAGTGcagagaaatataaataaatgttgtacAGTGCAGAGAAATATAGATAAATGTTGTACAGTGCAGAGAAATATAGATAAATGTTGTACAGTGCAGAGAAATGAAATTGGATggaatagttaaaataaaagtatgcATGGTTtgtgtactttttaaaaacaacattttactGCAATGTGTTGAGCTTCTTTTTTTTCCCTTAACTGAAATGAAGCGCTCTGATTGACTAATTGAGGAGTGGAATTGACTGACTGTGGCATGAAGCTCAGTAAACTGATCGACATAGTTCCACTTAGGAGTGGAGCTATTTCGATCAGTCTTCAAGTAAAGTTTGTTTGTAGCTAATGCTTTTGACTATCTTCATagtatataaaagttttcaattctattttttatggTTGTAAATGTTGGACAGTTCCAGTCCTCAATCAGACAAACTCACCGCTCAGTCAAACATACCTATTGTTCAgtcaatcaaaatatttaatctgAAAAATGTATGGTGTAACATAATGGTAAGGACATAaaaggttttgataaaaatataagttgttGAATGTTTTATCCAACTCTGTTcctaactttatttttatcaacttttttattaaatgcttttttgaagttaattattttttatttttttaagtatcttttaagtttgtaaaaaatgaaatttctgttccaattagaaaaaaaaatcgcttttaCTGGGCAGATAATCTGTTCACAGTGACAATAAAATacgttttgataattttattaaaatatttttaatacgttattaaatttaattttaggatGCTTTGAAAGATTACAGAGTAATATCTAGTCTAACGAAACATCTAAATGATAACCTAGAAAATGTTTTGGGTCAGGTCAACATTCCAATTTTAGTAGAAGACGTTTCTTTATGTtaatcgatttttttttaaacgttttttaaaacgtttttttttattaatattacatatattacataGAAACCATTAAAGATACATGAGTGTCATTTCGATTTTTTACGTCACACATTTTGAAATCGAGTTATCAGATTTGTACATTAACTTGAATATTTGTCGAATATTTTCTCTATTCCTTAGGGAAGTTTCGAGTCAACCGAATTTCATTGTATTTGAGTTTAAATATACAGTAGAAgtctttttgatttatttttttatagtttttttgtaaatttttttttctgtgtaattattttatttatttttatttcattcagTAAAATTCaagtattaaattgtttaaagatatttatgaACAACTTAttgacaaatatttattttaatttatttgtataattgacccaaaatgtttgttataacCAAAGTTGTAAATGATCGATCATCTCAGTgttaaatgtaattttcaacTATTAAACGTCATTCGGTTAAAACTAATGGTTTTTAGCATAATTAATGTCGGTACTTATCTAAAGAAAACATTAAAGATAAGTGTCATTAATCGTGTCCTCGACTTTTGCATAAGAAGtgtgaaaattttgtatatattataaattttagaaaatcagTTAGATTGTAAAACAACATGAAgcgtttcttttaatttttattttctaattaacATTTTccgctattttttttattttacattaacttGAGTCTGAgaaattggttttttaattattcaaatatttctCGTTTACAAACTgtcaatattttgaattaaagttaatttcaGTCAGTAGTATAAATGTCCATTCCTGGTGGAACAACCGCGACGAAAGATGCGACCGACGAAGTTCAGCATATTATTGAAAAGGTAAAGACGAATAAgcaaactaaattttaaaaattaacaaatagaaaatttaatctaaaaaaaaatatatatttggcaAAACaccaaatattaaataaaaatttttttttaggttaaagaCCAAGTATTAGGCAAAGTTAACGATGCGTTAGACAATTATAAAGctgtttcatttaaaacacaAGTTGTAGCCGGACTGAACTACTTTATAAAGGTACTTTGCTGTAAACTGGGATGAATTTTTGCTTCAAAATTctacaagatttttaaaatgtgatttcaataattttgtaaaaattattttttctatagtatgaaaaaaattatattttctgcaaatattttgtaacatttCATGTTAGGTGGATATTGGAAGCGACAGATATATTCATTTAAGAGTGTTCCGTCCTTTACCTTTTGATAACGaagaaaagtttgaattacataGTGTTCAAGAACATAAATCTAAAGAAGAcgagttaaaatatttttaaataaaaacgttttttttacttcttgGTATCCTATTAATTCAGTATCTTTGtaagttattgttattaatatatcttCTTTGTAagttattgtaattaatatatcttatgttttgtaaacaatttctttttgtttataataaaatatattactaataattacatataactaaaaatgttatatataattattgttatatttttttaattaaagcgaattttttgagttaattcTAAGCGCTTctaaattaattgcatttttcaaagttttaggGGCTTTTTCATAAGTATAAGTAATGTTGTGAGTTGGTGTCATGGACCAACTATTTGAAGCAACTTTTACCCCGTTATCCCTGTTAAGCAGTACCGGGGATTATTTAACCTCCTGAGATGTTTGCGCATAGGAGGTTAAACAATCCCCGGTACTGCTTAACAGGGATAACGGGGTAAAAATTGCTTTACCGAtttaagaaaagatttaaaaaaatcataaaaaaacaaaagtttttattaaaaatttggaaTACGCAATTAATTTAGAAGCCCGAAAtgtctttataaataataaaccttGGAAACAGAACTGAATCATCTGCCCCTGCCCAAgcttttaaagattataaaccAAATTGGacatgtaagcaaaattaagttgacaaaattaataatattcttagaaattaaatttacaaaagttgaaaaatactACTGATGTTATAAATTGTTTCTCCATAAtcgtaaataaaaatgactgtacatttattaaatttgacattaatgatttttaccccTCAATAACTGtagatattttagataaaacaatagagtttgcaaaaataaatccacacagtcattttttttatttttattttaagtttattttttgttttttaatataacaaatctGTAATTACACAATAAAGATTTGTTAACAgcgaatatttaaataaaaacgaactaataaaaaagaacgcggaaaacttgcagaagaccaaaTGTCAAGAACAGCTTTACATTGCcgtaaatacaaaaacatattcataaaattttcgCATTAAATCATTACATTATAATGGTATTAAAATGTCAGATaataagtatacatatatatttatcgttcttttttttttcaaatatttttcatatttattactaatgcaatgttaaaaatatatttatatataataaaaaattatttaagaagcttacaaaataaattcagaaaaaatcaataactaaatttttatactttaaaatacactttttaatatAGTGAACTCCCTATATCTCAAACCTCCAAGGGACTTAGAAAATAGTTTGAGTTAGCTAATGTTCCAGTTATCGGGACATTCTATTAGACGAACATTTGCtgataagtaaaaacaattcGAGTTCTCAAAATGTCACTGTCCAAGTTTTGAAGAAACGTCTCTATCGAATATAGTTAAGACTGCATTGAGCTTTTGTTGAAATCATTTACCCGTAAGACTGAATGGCACATAGTCATACAACACTTGCAGTGCCTCCCGAATATCACTAAACGTGATATTCGGGAGGCACTGCACTAAACGTGATATTCGGGAAAACACAAAAAGTGAAAAACTCCAACCATGGTGGAGGTTTTCACTTTTTGTAATGCAAGATCAAGCATTTTCATTGCATCTAAAATCGAAAAAACAGATAAACCTTTTCTTTTATCGATAGCTACGACCACCCTTTGCAATGCCAAAGAtctgtaataaactttcaaagaGCGTATAACTTCCTGATCCATTGGTTGAAGTTTAGGTGTGGTATTtggtagtaaaaaaaaatgagctCAATAGATTTTAGATAATCAACCGTCGGGTGTGCTGGGTATTTATCTATTAtgaacgctttttttttttttcttttgttaactttgtatttatttctcATATCCACTCTTCAAACAGTACTATATCCATCCAGCTTTCATCCACATACCGTCTTGAAAGAAACATTATTGTTTTTCCAATAATCAAGCCAACCATCAGACGCTTGAAAtccatttatattaattttttcaacagaTAAAATGATTCGATGTGAATGTTCGAGCTAACGGGTGTTCGAGTTATCAAGTTGTTTTTATGTGAAAGTATTAGTGAGGGTTCAAAGGGAACTCAAAAGTAGTTCAAGTTACTGGAAGTTCAAGTTACCCGTGGTTACCCGGGGTTCAAGATATCAAGATTTcactgaagttttttttaaagcaatttaagttttttaaatcaaatattattttaattaagtattaTAAACTTATTCCAGATATGAGGTGCGCAATAAGTAATCTTGAATTGCTCTAGCTTATTTTTGCATGAAGACTCTAACAGGATACTATTTAAACGCAACAAATATTTATACTCTGGTTTTTGTTTATGAAGACTATCGAAAAATGAagaacttttttgatttttattattgtacaTAAGACttaaaacattatatacatTGAGTTCAAGCAATGCTAATAAATACATTTGTTCGAAAAGAGGTTTTAAGcgtgcttttttatttttagaattaatcaCACGTATAGCATGCTTCTGCTTATGATAAAGTAGTTCTAGTTTCGTTTTATAGGTACTACCCTATGCTATACTACCGTGTTTAGGTAACTTTGAACAAATGTATAGTAGATTTGTTTAagtattggtttttttttaataagtaacgTGACTGGTATATTATTCCGAtgcttttagatattttactACCTAAAAATTCGACATGGTTATTTCAACTtacttatttttctatttttaataaacaatttcgGAAAAGaagattgaaattttttttttttaaagaaatatgaaataaagaaaacttcGTTTTACCTAAGTTAATAGAGAGTTTGTTTTCCCTAAACCATcctgaaattttttctaattcattGTTCATTTCTACGTACATTTTGCGAAAAACTTTTCAAGAGATAAAAAAGTTGCTattatcagcaaacattatagttgaaattatttttgatgCCATACAGAGATCGTTGAGAAAGAATGAAAAAAGCAAAGGTCCAAATATTGATCCTTAAAGTATACCTCACTCTAATAAAGACGAATTAGAAAGTTTATTGTCTCCGTAATATACATATTTTGCACACGtttatttaaatagctttcTATCCACTTGTTGGATCTACCCCTTATTATATACATACTAAGccttgataataatattttgttgttgacTGTATCAAAACAGTAGAGAGATCTACAAAAACATCTAACATGCAGCTTCTCTGATTGTGaaggagttttttattttttcaaccaAGTGAAGGATTGCGTGTTCAGTTGatgtattttattgaaaaccaTACTGCTtggattaaataaaattattttcttgaaatTACATAACCTATTGCGCATAATTCTCTCAATTATTTTAGAGAATGTTAAAAGTATTGATATTGGTCTAAAATTACATATTTCATCTCTTaatctaaatatattatttagttcATTTCTATTACGACCAAAATATTTATccaaagatttatttaaaaattattatgttaataatttttatctataatttgctgattattttattttttgtatctttgtGAAGAATTTCcgtatttattaaagatttaaaaatttaaattacattccTGTagaaatactaataaataaattggataaattgaataaatctttttttgaccAAATAAGTTTAAGAACGATTTGTTCAATTAAAGtccaattttattattattttacagtaaagcttttaatttttaagtaaaaataaaaaagcgtAAATAAAATCTCGCAAAAGCGGATAGGAAACAagacaacaaaatatataatttatatagaaCACTTGCAAGGATAGAAAAAATCGACATACGTACAAACATATACACTTTGATTTTGATTGACCACACCACAGAAAATGATGTGTTTTTTGTGATTTCTATATTTCACCGACAATTTGGACAATAAGACCTTTACTTAATCAAGATGAATTTATGTCTTtgagtttaaatgtttttgttaaatttgcGAAAATGCTTTTCATAGTTATTCCAGAAGAGACAACTCGTTAAAGTAAACATTACATAAAAACCTTACTTTATTTTAAGgaaacttggaaaaagaaaaacaaacatgacTGCTTTGATGTAACAATGGGAAGTTATGATGGAGCAGAAATTTATGAATTTGTTGGACTacatttattagatttattagAACACACAAACGTCTATTAAACGTCAAAACAACGTTTTGACAAAACGTTCTGATTTGATCGATTTTCCGTTTGGAATGAAATCCAGATTAACATTTAGAACAAACGTCCATAAAACGTCTTTATTCAAACGTATTTTAGACATCTATTATAGGATTATTATACGTATGAAAGCGTTTAGATTTTGCCTAATTTGCGTTTAAATCTAGCCTAATTAACGTATATAAAGCGTTTAGATTTAGTCTTTGTAAAcgtatattaaacttttagacCTTGTCTAATAGTTTCTTTGATTTAGTtagtaatttcaatttatttaagttttaaaactaatataaattaaaattaagtttcaccttttaactttatataagtaatatagcTATATAGgtcttgaaatttataaataagatatagttataaaagtaatgaaatatatatataagatatagttataaaaggtcttattttttatatttttttacaactattataatatgtttacaAACTTTCATACTATACtacttatacttttattttataaaactatatatatagttataaacttatataaaacgtTTTCATATAGTGGAGTAATTCCACGTCAAaacaaccaattttttttttaaatgcaacccTATGtctttggattttttttatatttttaccatAGTTAGtacattataaaataagataaatccCAAAATTTCAAGGTCTAACTCCCAACGGTTCGTGAGTAatggttgttttaattttgGCTACTATTAT
This window harbors:
- the LOC136077878 gene encoding cystatin-B-like, which encodes MSIPGGTTATKDATDEVQHIIEKVKDQVLGKVNDALDNYKAVSFKTQVVAGLNYFIKVDIGSDRYIHLRVFRPLPFDNEEKFELHSVQEHKSKEDELKYF